From a single Calothrix sp. NIES-2098 genomic region:
- a CDS encoding serine/threonine protein kinase: protein MQPPITVGTVLQNRYRIVQILGQGGFGRTYLAEDQRRFDELCAIKELIPTTIGTSVWEKTQELFHREAAILYQIEHPQVPKFRERFEQDQRLFLVEDYVAGKTYRTILSERQAVNQTLTEAEVLQLMLSLLPVLEHIHSRGIIHRDISPENIILRDSDGKPVLIDFGVVKELATRIQAPNSTAPVTTVGKLGYSPSEQMQTGQAYPNSDLYSLAVTAIVLLTGREPSELFNDSQLTWNWQQWARVNPRFAQVINRMLNYRPSDRYQSAAEVIQALQAINQSNVPNPNVSNIQTVAVGGRQPNPLPSPSRSPNRPAPVIPPNNNSSVLDNPLAIGAIGSAVVILAGVGSWALVSSIRSQSNTPQQAPGQTFPSPVISGGTTLTPTPTPTNTEPVVLSKRLNLGASNTATVESTLKENQVAQYSFFGQKGQRLTTVIQQGTGIVLTVLDPQKQPIDNLASQVQSYEGRLPVTGRYTIQLNLEPGIAESDYSLNVALEKIIKERPTPTLTPTPILTPTPTLTPTPTLTPTPTPTPTLTLTPTPTPTLSPTPTPTSTGEPNNFPNPITTPGT from the coding sequence ATGCAACCACCCATTACAGTTGGTACTGTCTTACAAAACCGTTACCGTATTGTTCAAATTCTCGGACAAGGGGGATTTGGCAGAACCTATCTAGCGGAGGATCAAAGACGTTTTGATGAACTTTGTGCCATCAAAGAATTAATTCCGACGACAATTGGAACTTCTGTTTGGGAGAAGACACAAGAACTGTTCCACCGAGAAGCAGCGATTTTGTATCAAATTGAACATCCCCAAGTGCCGAAATTTCGGGAAAGATTTGAACAAGACCAGCGCTTGTTTTTGGTAGAAGATTATGTTGCAGGTAAGACTTACCGGACTATACTATCGGAACGCCAAGCTGTTAATCAAACGTTGACAGAAGCAGAAGTATTACAGCTAATGCTTTCCTTATTGCCTGTATTAGAGCATATTCACAGTCGCGGAATTATTCACAGAGATATTTCACCAGAAAATATTATTTTACGAGATAGTGATGGGAAACCAGTATTAATTGACTTTGGAGTAGTTAAAGAATTAGCAACTAGAATCCAAGCCCCAAATAGCACAGCACCAGTCACTACTGTGGGGAAATTAGGTTATTCTCCCAGCGAACAAATGCAAACAGGACAAGCTTATCCTAATAGCGATTTGTATTCATTAGCAGTCACAGCAATAGTTTTGTTAACTGGTAGAGAACCATCAGAATTATTTAATGACAGCCAACTAACTTGGAATTGGCAACAATGGGCGAGAGTTAATCCACGATTTGCCCAAGTTATTAATCGGATGTTGAATTATCGACCAAGCGATCGCTATCAAAGTGCTGCTGAAGTTATCCAAGCATTGCAAGCTATCAATCAATCGAATGTCCCCAATCCTAATGTCTCTAATATACAGACAGTTGCTGTTGGCGGTCGTCAGCCGAACCCATTACCATCACCTTCGCGTTCGCCTAATAGACCTGCACCTGTAATTCCACCCAACAATAATAGCTCTGTCTTAGATAACCCTCTAGCAATTGGGGCTATTGGCAGTGCAGTAGTTATCTTAGCAGGAGTCGGTTCTTGGGCATTGGTGAGTTCTATTCGCAGCCAATCGAATACACCACAACAAGCCCCAGGACAAACTTTTCCTTCACCAGTGATTTCTGGTGGTACTACATTAACACCCACACCTACCCCGACTAACACTGAACCTGTTGTCTTGAGTAAGCGCCTCAATTTGGGAGCATCAAATACAGCTACAGTAGAAAGTACTTTGAAAGAAAATCAAGTAGCTCAATATAGTTTTTTTGGACAAAAAGGGCAAAGGTTAACTACAGTTATTCAACAAGGAACTGGCATTGTCCTCACAGTTTTAGATCCTCAGAAACAACCAATTGATAATTTAGCTAGCCAAGTTCAATCCTATGAAGGTAGATTGCCAGTAACTGGTAGATACACTATTCAATTAAATCTGGAACCAGGAATTGCTGAGAGTGATTATAGTCTCAATGTTGCTTTGGAAAAAATAATCAAGGAGAGACCAACTCCTACGCTAACCCCAACTCCTATACTCACACCAACTCCTACGCTAACACCAACTCCCACACTCACTCCTACGCCAACCCCAACACCTACTCTTACTCTCACTCCTACGCCAACTCCAACACTCAGCCCAACACCAACTCCTACTTCTACTGGAGAACCAAATAACTTCCCAAATCCAATTACTACCCCAGGAACTTAA
- a CDS encoding ribose-phosphate pyrophosphokinase: protein MNAHRGSAVLSSATLSKLQPAATGLNENHRLRLFSGSANVKLSQEVARYLGMDLGPMIRKRFADGELYIQIQESIRGCDVYLIQPCCQPVNDHLMELLIMIDACRRASARQVTAVVPYYGYARADRKTAGRESITAKLVANLIVQAGANRVLAMDLHSAQIQGYFDIPFDHVYGSPVILDYLASKQLSDLVVVSPDVGGVARARAFAKKLNDAPLAIIDKRRQAHNVAEVLNVIGDVKGKTAVLVDDMIDTGGTIAEGARLLREEGARQVYACATHAVFSPPAVDRLSSGLFEEVIVTNTIPIPESDRFPQLVVLTVANLLGETIWRIHEDSSVSSMFR from the coding sequence ATGAATGCACATCGAGGATCTGCTGTGCTCAGTTCTGCAACTTTGTCCAAATTGCAGCCAGCTGCAACAGGACTGAATGAAAATCATCGCCTGCGGCTGTTTTCTGGCTCCGCCAATGTAAAACTGTCTCAAGAAGTCGCTCGTTACCTGGGCATGGACTTAGGCCCCATGATCCGTAAAAGGTTTGCGGACGGCGAACTCTATATTCAAATCCAAGAATCAATCCGGGGTTGTGATGTCTATTTAATCCAGCCTTGTTGTCAACCCGTCAACGATCATTTGATGGAATTGCTGATTATGATTGACGCCTGTCGTCGCGCTTCTGCACGTCAGGTAACGGCGGTAGTTCCTTACTATGGTTATGCTCGGGCCGATCGGAAAACAGCTGGACGAGAATCAATCACTGCTAAGTTGGTTGCTAACCTGATCGTTCAAGCAGGTGCCAACCGCGTTCTGGCAATGGATTTGCACTCAGCACAGATTCAGGGATATTTCGACATACCTTTTGACCATGTTTATGGTTCGCCAGTAATTCTAGATTATCTGGCAAGTAAACAACTCTCAGATCTGGTGGTTGTTTCTCCTGATGTCGGTGGTGTCGCCAGAGCTAGAGCCTTTGCCAAAAAACTCAACGATGCTCCCCTAGCGATTATCGATAAACGTCGCCAAGCTCATAACGTCGCTGAAGTTTTGAATGTAATTGGTGATGTCAAGGGCAAAACAGCTGTCTTAGTGGACGATATGATCGACACTGGGGGCACAATTGCCGAAGGCGCAAGGTTGCTGCGTGAAGAAGGAGCGCGTCAGGTGTATGCCTGTGCAACTCATGCAGTGTTCTCTCCGCCAGCAGTCGATCGGTTGTCTAGTGGCTTGTTTGAGGAAGTGATTGTCACTAACACAATTCCCATCCCAGAAAGCGATCGCTTTCCTCAACTGGTAGTGCTGACAGTGGCTAATCTACTCGGCGAAACTATCTGGCGGATTCACGAAGATAGTTCAGTAAGTAGTATGTTCCGCTAG
- a CDS encoding LSU ribosomal protein L11P methyltransferase — protein MSWMELSLNTTDEAVDWVCTLLAKNNFTNDIRIKKYTESESEEIKPDWTFTISLYLPYDIHANMRGSEIAKLFSPLQRTGLASDLQMAVVEEKPVDAELASSLIHRIGQKFVVLSADLPYGAQAEEITLILKPSLAFGSGLHPATILSLKLLERHITPGMNVLDLGSGSGILSVAIAKLGANVLALDNDTIAVQATQDAVSRNGVEQQVTVTEGSLGCGSDFGHWLGGDSINNVPTVEAKNQFDLIVANIPARIHIALAPDYQKALCQTHTHGLVIAAGFTVDAEEDLATAFTEAGFEYFDCERQDEWIALAYQLK, from the coding sequence ATGTCATGGATGGAGTTAAGCCTCAATACCACAGATGAGGCGGTTGATTGGGTTTGTACGTTACTTGCCAAAAATAACTTTACTAATGACATTCGTATTAAGAAATACACAGAATCAGAGAGTGAAGAAATAAAACCAGACTGGACATTTACCATCAGCTTATACCTACCCTACGATATCCATGCAAATATGCGTGGGTCAGAAATCGCCAAATTATTCTCACCATTGCAACGCACAGGGCTGGCTAGCGATCTCCAGATGGCTGTAGTTGAAGAAAAACCAGTAGATGCAGAACTCGCAAGTTCCCTCATACACAGAATTGGGCAAAAGTTTGTTGTCCTTTCTGCCGATCTGCCATATGGTGCGCAAGCAGAGGAAATCACCTTAATACTGAAACCCAGCCTGGCTTTTGGTAGTGGGTTACATCCTGCAACCATACTCAGCCTGAAACTACTTGAGCGTCATATTACCCCAGGAATGAATGTGCTTGATTTGGGGTCTGGTTCTGGTATTTTGAGTGTAGCGATCGCAAAACTTGGGGCGAATGTTTTAGCTTTAGACAATGACACTATTGCTGTGCAAGCAACTCAAGATGCTGTATCGCGTAATGGCGTAGAGCAGCAAGTAACAGTCACAGAAGGTAGCCTGGGATGTGGTAGCGATTTTGGACATTGGCTAGGTGGCGACTCTATTAATAATGTGCCCACAGTTGAGGCGAAAAATCAATTTGACCTGATCGTTGCAAATATTCCCGCTAGAATACATATTGCCTTAGCTCCTGATTACCAAAAAGCGCTGTGTCAAACTCATACACATGGACTGGTAATTGCTGCTGGTTTTACTGTAGATGCTGAAGAAGATTTGGCTACAGCATTCACAGAAGCAGGATTTGAGTATTTCGATTGCGAACGCCAAGATGAGTGGATTGCACTTGCTTATCAGTTGAAATAA
- a CDS encoding type II site-specific deoxyribonuclease: protein MFQSTSKKPKFNSLATYANRNLLREVELLRISASRKQEQKRKGTLGQFFTPAPVTELMAGMFNKLNLTRISLLDAGAGVGSLIAAFVAHLCQQQQRPANLDIIAYEIDPFLINYLQQTLELCTKECQIAGISLKYYIRDRDFIQDAVRLLQPSLFDNPDNLRFTHAILNPPYLKINAQSQVRSLLRSLGLETSNLYTGFMAATAQLLQPGGEFVAISPRSFCNGPYFQDFRKMFLEMMALDQIHLFESRQKTFSEDEVLQETIIIHAIRQKQKFDNVLITTSVNADDDFLTSNCLPYAEIVHPNDTQQFIHIIPDTLSQQVIQQMANFTCTLQDLGLTVSTGRVVDFRAKEYLRLLPEKNTVPLIYPLNLSAGYVEYPKVTKKHQALVYTEKTCSLLVPNEHYVLTKRFSTKEEKKRVVAVVYDANRVNCDRVGFENHLNYIHKDGTGLDITLARGLAAYLNSSLVDAFFRLFNGHTQVNASDLRNLKYPTIEQLITLGSSIGEYFPSQSELDGLVQQLLNMTNQSENDPLSVKTRIDEALQILIELGLPRAQLNERSALTLLALLGLKSNDPWSEAASPLMGITPMMEFMAQHYGKSYKPNTRETVRRQTVHQFLDAALIITNPDAPERPINSPKTVYQIEETVLKLLRTYGTPKWQKSIHTYLASVETLKKRYAQERELARIPIVIEGEVKTLSPGGQNILIEKIINEFAPRFTPGGKLIYVGDTDEKFAHFNESALRDLGLNVDTHGKMPDVIIHHLKNNWLVLIEAVTSHGSINPKRKQELKNIFADITIPLVMVTTFLSRKAMVEYLDEIAWETDVWVAEDATHLIHFNGEYLLQAYQRNSETT, encoded by the coding sequence ATGTTTCAATCAACTAGTAAAAAGCCAAAATTTAACAGCTTGGCAACATACGCTAATAGAAACTTACTTCGTGAAGTAGAACTTTTGAGGATTAGCGCTAGTAGAAAACAAGAGCAAAAACGTAAAGGAACACTCGGTCAATTTTTTACTCCCGCACCAGTAACAGAATTAATGGCTGGGATGTTTAACAAACTAAATCTGACTCGCATATCTTTACTGGATGCTGGCGCAGGAGTTGGCTCATTAATTGCAGCGTTTGTAGCTCACCTTTGTCAGCAACAACAACGCCCAGCTAATTTAGATATTATTGCCTATGAAATCGATCCTTTTCTGATTAACTATTTGCAGCAAACATTAGAACTATGTACCAAAGAATGTCAAATAGCTGGGATTTCTTTGAAATATTACATCCGCGATCGGGATTTTATTCAAGATGCTGTCAGGTTGCTTCAGCCTAGTTTGTTCGATAATCCTGATAATTTAAGATTTACACACGCTATTCTCAACCCCCCATATTTAAAAATTAATGCTCAATCTCAGGTGCGAAGCTTATTACGTTCTCTGGGATTAGAAACCAGTAATCTTTATACAGGTTTTATGGCTGCTACAGCCCAACTTCTTCAGCCAGGAGGGGAGTTTGTAGCTATTTCACCGCGTAGTTTCTGTAATGGCCCCTATTTCCAAGACTTCCGCAAGATGTTTTTGGAAATGATGGCTTTAGACCAGATACATCTTTTTGAATCAAGACAAAAAACTTTTAGCGAAGATGAAGTTTTACAAGAAACAATTATTATTCATGCCATAAGACAAAAACAAAAATTTGACAATGTACTCATCACCACATCTGTAAATGCTGATGATGATTTTTTGACGTCCAATTGTTTACCTTATGCGGAAATAGTTCATCCCAACGATACGCAACAATTTATCCATATTATTCCAGATACCCTAAGTCAACAGGTAATTCAACAAATGGCGAATTTTACCTGCACATTACAGGATTTGGGATTAACTGTTTCTACAGGACGTGTTGTAGATTTCCGTGCTAAAGAATATCTGCGTTTACTACCAGAGAAAAATACTGTTCCCTTGATTTATCCATTAAATTTATCAGCAGGATATGTTGAGTATCCTAAGGTCACTAAAAAACACCAAGCTTTAGTTTATACAGAAAAGACTTGTTCTCTATTGGTACCGAACGAACATTATGTTTTGACTAAACGATTTTCCACAAAAGAGGAAAAAAAGCGAGTCGTTGCTGTTGTATATGATGCTAACCGAGTTAATTGCGATCGCGTAGGTTTTGAAAATCACCTAAACTACATTCACAAAGATGGAACGGGACTGGATATTACTTTAGCACGAGGTCTTGCAGCTTATCTTAACTCCAGCCTTGTAGACGCATTTTTTCGTTTATTTAATGGACACACTCAGGTTAATGCAAGCGATTTACGCAATTTAAAATACCCAACAATAGAGCAATTAATAACTTTAGGGAGCAGTATTGGAGAATATTTTCCATCACAATCAGAACTCGATGGACTTGTACAACAATTATTAAATATGACAAATCAGTCTGAAAACGACCCTTTGAGCGTTAAAACTCGTATTGATGAAGCACTACAAATATTAATTGAACTTGGACTACCACGGGCACAACTTAATGAACGTTCAGCCTTAACCTTGCTGGCTCTACTTGGCTTAAAATCGAACGATCCTTGGTCTGAGGCTGCATCTCCTTTAATGGGGATTACACCGATGATGGAATTTATGGCACAGCACTATGGCAAATCATATAAACCGAACACACGCGAAACTGTTCGCCGCCAAACAGTTCATCAATTCTTAGATGCAGCTTTGATAATTACAAATCCCGATGCTCCTGAACGTCCCATTAACAGTCCAAAAACTGTCTATCAAATTGAAGAAACTGTACTGAAATTACTACGTACTTATGGAACTCCTAAATGGCAAAAAAGCATTCATACTTACCTAGCTTCAGTCGAAACTCTAAAAAAACGTTATGCTCAAGAACGAGAATTAGCACGTATCCCCATAGTGATTGAAGGAGAGGTGAAAACGCTATCTCCAGGTGGGCAAAATATTTTAATTGAGAAGATTATTAATGAATTTGCACCTCGGTTTACACCTGGTGGAAAATTAATTTATGTTGGCGATACAGATGAAAAATTTGCTCATTTTAATGAAAGTGCATTGAGAGATTTAGGTCTGAATGTTGATACTCATGGGAAAATGCCCGATGTGATTATCCATCACTTAAAAAATAACTGGTTAGTTTTAATTGAGGCGGTAACTTCTCACGGATCAATTAACCCTAAGCGCAAGCAAGAACTTAAAAATATCTTTGCTGATATAACAATTCCTCTAGTAATGGTGACAACTTTCTTAAGTCGTAAAGCTATGGTAGAGTACTTGGACGAAATTGCCTGGGAAACTGATGTTTGGGTTGCTGAAGATGCTACTCATCTCATCCATTTTAATGGTGAATATTTATTACAGGCTTATCAAAGAAATTCAGAAACAACATAA